Proteins from one Cryptomeria japonica chromosome 4, Sugi_1.0, whole genome shotgun sequence genomic window:
- the LOC131047762 gene encoding flavanone 3-dioxygenase 2 yields the protein MAKQLLAREVILRDERSSCKRSVMFSGSNHCLEIPKAYIRPPAERPKLNEVASLDNISVLDLAHLNGPNRPLLIDRIRSACRQDGFFQVINHGVSEEVINRLLEVAKEFFTMPIEKREKFYSEDPSSVIRLSTSFNVEKEEVYNWREFLRHHCYPLEKYVDTWPLDPPAYREAVGKYCTEVRALALRLLAAISESLGLEPDFLEKALGQQAQHMAINYYPRCPNPELTFGLPAHSDPNALTILLQGDVSGLQVFKNGQWCTVHPARNAFVVNIGDQLQVLSNGIYKSAIHRALVNAAEARISVPTFYCPSPDALIAPVPSLVTSDNPAQYRKFTYEEYYQMFWSKNLEGNTCLNFFTVDSTNVSPPTEDDNL from the exons ATGGCTAAGCAGTTGTTAGCACGAGAGGTGATTTTAAGGGACGAGAGAAGTAGTTGCAAAAGGTCTGTCATGTTTTCTGGGAGCAATCATTGTCTTGAAATTCCGAAGGCTTATATCAGACCTCCAGCAGAGAGACCGAAACTTAACGAAGTGGCCTCCTTAGATAATATTTCAGTACTAGATTTAGCTCATCTCAATGGCCCCAACAGGCCTTTGCTCATTGATAGAATTCGATCTGCTTGTCGGCAAGATGGTTTTTTTCAG GTTATTAACCATGGAGTCTCCGAGGAAGTCATCAACCGACTACTGGAAGTTGCAAAAGAATTTTTTACCATGCCCATTGAGAAGAGAGAGAAGTTCTATTCCGAAGATCCTTCTAGTGTTATACGCTTGTCAACTAGCTTTAACGTTGAGAAAGAGGAAGTCTACAATTGGAGAGAATTCTTAAGGCACCATTGTTATCCTTTAGAAAAATATGTGGACACCTGGCCATTGGACCCCCCTGCTTACAG GGAAGCTGTTGGAAAATATTGCACAGAGGTAAGAGCGCTGGCTCTACGCTTGCTAGCTGCCATTTCTGAGAGCCTCGGACTGGAACCAGATTTTCTTGAGAAAGCTCTTGGACAACAGGCTCAACATATGGCTATCAATTATTATCCTCGTTGTCCAAATCCTGAGCTCACATTTGGCTTACCAGCTCATTCAGATCCCAATgctctcacaattcttcttcaagGAGATGTCTCGGGCcttcaagttttcaaaaatggacaATGGTGTACTGTGCACCCCGCACGTAACGCTTTCGTTGTCAATATTGGAGACCAATTGCAG GTTTTGAGCAATGGAATATACAAAAGCGCAATTCATCGTGCATTAGTGAATGCAGCTGAAGCACGCATCTCAGTTCCTACATTTTACTGCCCCTCTCCTGACGCACTGATTGCTCCTGTTCCATCGTTAGTCACGAGTGATAACCCTGCTCAATATAGAAAGTTTACATATGAGGAATACTATCAGATGTTCTGGAGTAAAAATCTGGAAGGAAATACGTGCTTAAATTTCTTTACTGTTGATTCTACAAATGTATCTCCACCGACAGAAGACGATAACTTGTGA